CATCGACGGCATCAGCATTTTGCGAGATGGCCATTATAGTTATCTGAACCAGTCCCAGTTAACCCTATTCGGTTATTCCCAAGCCGAGGATCTGTTGGGCCAATCCTGGCAGGTGCTCTACCCCGCTCAGGAAGTTCGCCGGTTCCAAAAAGAGGTGCTGCCCCAGGTGAAGCAACACGGGTTCTGGCACGGTGAAGCCACAGGGAAACGACGGGACAACACCCTTTTCCCCGTGGAGGTATCGCTGACCCTGACCCCTACCGGCGATATCATCCGAGTTTGTCGGGATATCAGCGATCGCAAGCAGGCAGAAGATCATCTCCGCCAGATGTCTGTTCGTTTGAATCTGGCGGTGAAGTCTGCGGCCATGGGCATCTGGGATTGGGATGTTACCCACAACATCCTCACCTGGGATCAACAAATGTATGAACTCTATGGCATTACCCCCGAGCAGTTTACCAATGTCTATGAAGCCTGGTCTAGTAGTGTCCATCCCGACGATCTCGCGGCGGCAGAAACGGCGGTTCAGCAAGCCCTGCGCGGTGAAAAAGACTTTGACCAAGACTTTCGAGTGATTCATCCCGATGGCACCATCCGCTTCATCAAAGCTAATGCCCTGGTGCAGCGCAATCGCCACGGTGACCCTGAATGGATGATCGGGATTAACTATGACATTACCGCTCGCAAACGCACTGAAGCCCAAATCCAAGAGTATGCCACCCAACTAGAGTCCTCTAACCGAGAATTGGAAGCCTTTGCCTACTCGGTTTCCCATGACCTGCGGGCTCCTCTGCGGGCGATCGATGGCTTTAGCAAAGCCTTACTCGAAGATTACGGAGACACTTTCGATGAAGAGGGCCAAGATTACTTCGATCGGATTCGCAAAAATGTCACCCGCATGGGCATGTTAATCGATGATTTGCTGAGCTTATCGCGGGTCTCTCGCTACGAAATCCGGCATACCACGGTCAACCTCAGTACCCTGGCTCAAGAGCTGATGGCTGAATTGCAAGCATCGGAGCCAGAGCGGCCCGTCGAGGTTGGGATTGCCCCCGACGCGATCGTCTCCGCCGATGCCACCCTGATGCGGGTGGTCCTGACGAACCTGTTGCAAAATGCCTGGAAATTTACCAGCCACCATCCCACAGCCCGAATTGAATTTGGCATGATTTACCCAGACGGACAGCCGGTCTATTTTGTCCGAGACGATGGCGCTGGCTTTGATATGGCCTACTCCAACATGCTGTTTGGCGTCTTCCAACGATTGCATAATATCCATGAATTTCCCGGCACAGGAATTGGGTTAGCGACGGTTCAAAGAGCGATTCATCGCCATGGGGGACGCGTTTGGGCAGAGGCAACCGTCGAGCAGGGCGCAACCTTTTATTTCACCCTTCCCAGTACACCGCTCGAGCTAGGAGCATAGGCGATGGCAACCCCTCGTCCCATCTTGTTGGTTGAAGATAACCCCGACGATGAACGACTGACCCTGCGGGCACTACGACAGGGTAAGGTGACAAACCCCATTCAGGTTGCTAGGAATGGTGAAGAGGCATTGACAGTGCTATTTTCGGCTGATCCGCTACCCACTGTCGTGTTGCTGGACTTAAAGCTCCCCAAAATTGATGGATTGGAGGTTTTGCGACGCATCCGAGGCCATGACCGCACTCGACTGCTGCCGGTGGTTGTGCTCACCTCCTCCAGCGAAGAGCGGGACATTGTTGAAAGCTATAGCCTGGGGGCCAATAGTTATGTGCGGAAGCCGGTTGATTTTGATCAATTCACCAACGCCATCTCTCAACTCGGGTTGTATTGGGTGCTGATTAATGAGCCATTACCGGAAAGCTTGTAATCATGAGTGACTCACTCCGTGTTCTGATCGTGGAAGATGCAGAGGACGATGCGCTGCTAGTGTTGCGAGAATTACGTCGTGGTAATTTCGATCTGGTTTGGGAACGGGTGCAAACAGCTGAGTCGCTCCGCACCCTGCTGACGACCCGGGCCTGGGACGTGATCATTTCAGATTACCGCTTACCCGGATTTGACGCCCCTGCGGCCCTGGAAATTGTCAAACAAAGCCAACTCGACATTCCCTTCATTATGGTTTCGGGCACCATTGGTGAGCGCTCGGCGGTGGAAATCATGAAGGCCGGTGCCCACGATTACCTGATGAAGGACAACTTAGTCCGATTACCCGAGGCGGTGCGGCGCGAATTGCGGGATGCTCAAATTCGGGCAGAGCGCAAACAAGCTGAAGTTGCCCTGAGACGGCAACTGGCGGCGATCGAGGCGGCGATCGATGGCATCGGTATTCTGCAAGGAGACACGTATCTCTATCTCAACCAAGCCTATCTCAACCTCTTTGGCTACGACCACGCTGAAGAGCTGGTGGGCAAAACCTGGAGACTGTGTTATTCCCAAGTGGAGATAGACCGGTTTGAGCAGGAAGTCTTTCCAGTGCTGGATCGCGATCGCGCCTGGCAGGGAGAAGCGATCGCCACTCGCAAAGATGGCTCTACCTTTGCCCAGGGCGTGTCCCTCACCCTCACCGAGGATGGATTATTGATTTCTGTCTGTCGTGATATTAGCGACCTCAAACAGGCCCAGGAGATGCTGATCTATATCGCGTTGCACGATCCCCTGACCGGGTTACCGAACCGAAAACTATTGATAGAGCGACTTGAATTGGCCATTAACCGAGCCAGGCGTCTTGAGAACTACCATTATGCGGTCTTATTTCTGGATCTAGATCGATTCAAAGTGATCAATGATAGTTTGGGGCACTCGGTTGGCGACCAGCTCCTGATCGCCATTGCCCAACGACTAAAAGTGCATGTAAGAGACATTGACTTAGTGGCTCGACTGGGGGGTGACGAGTTTGTGATTCTGCTAGAGGAGATCAGTGGTCCTGAAGACGTGATTCAAATTTCCGAACGTATCCTGGCAGATTTTCAAACGCCGTTCATCATCCATGACTATGAAATCTTTACCAGTTTCAGTATTGGTATTGTTCTGGGAACCCAGGATTACCATCAGACTTCCGATTTAATGCGCGATGCCGACATTGCCATGTATCGAGCTAAGGCACAACAGAACAACTCGTATAAGTTTTTCGATGCAGCGATGCATACTCAAGCGCTGAACCGCCTCACCCTCGAAACGGATCTGCGCAAAGCGCTCAACCAACAAGAATTTGTGGTTTACTATCAACCCATTTTTGATTTGTTCAATCATCGACTGTTTGGATTTGAGGCTTTAGTTCGCTGGCAACACCCGACGCGTGGGTTCATTTCTCCAGATGAATTTATTTCTATTGCCGAAGAGACGGGGTTCATTGTACCCCTGGATAATTGGGTGCTTTATAACGCTTGCCAGCAAATAGCCAGTTGGGAAAACCAATTTGCCAATGGGTCCTCCTTCAAAATCAGTATCAACCTTTCTGCACAAGATCTTCGCAAGGTGAATTTGATTCAGGATGTTGATGACATATTGGCTGATACTGGATTAGCGGGTCACTCGCTCACCTTAGAGATTACCGAGAGTCTGTTGATTGAGAACATCGATCAGACCATTGATTTATTAGTTCAGTTGGCGTCGAGAAACATTCAGATCAGCATTGATGACTTTGGCACAGGGTATTCCTCCCTGGGTTATCTACACCGTTTTCCAGTGAATAACCTGAAAATCGATCGCTCTTTTGTGGATCAAATTCAATCAGAAAGTCGCGAATATCATGTCGTCGATACGATTATTGCCCTCGGTCAGCACCTCGGTCTATCGGTGATTGCAGAAGGCGTTGAAACAACTCAACAGCTTGAATGGCTACAACAACTCCGTTGCGAGTTTGGGCAAGGCTATCTATTTTCTAAACCCCTAGCAGCAGCTGAAATTGAAAGACGTTATCTCGCCAGACTAGAGGAAACGTATAACTCAAATGAGGGATAAGAGGGGCGTATCCACGAGGTAGGGGAGTACAAATGTCACCCGGCATTATCCAGTCCGCTCCTCGATGTCATTCCCGTACTCGCTTAGCGTGGCCGGAGGCCGTAAAACGGGAATCCACTGACCGATAGGTTGCCGCTCTGGATTCCCGCCGGCGCGGGAATGACTCCTCACTTCTCACTTCTCCCTCCTCCCTTCTCCCCTGGACTCCCGCCGGCGCGGGAATGACACCGGGATCATTTTTGTTCGCGAGCCCCTTAATTCTCACACCTGTCATGTCGTCTGTCTTTCAGACAAGCTGTGCCCTAGCATCAGCCATGCCCCTTGGGCTATACGCGTCAGCGGCTCCAGAGGAACAACGAAGCGGATGAGCAACGCCACACCCAGGCTTTGCAATCTACTGATTTTCGATATTACCTTGGTAGGGATTGGGATAGTCCAGGCGGTCAAGAATACCTTAGTCCTGGCTGCTGTCCAGTCAATGAGCTACAGAGGGGATTTGTCAACTGGTTGGAAGTAGGTAGGGTGGGCAAAATCAGGATAGATAACCCTCGCTGGTGCCTGTAAGCTTTGTTTGCCCACCAATTTTTTCAGCGGTGGGCATTGTAGCTTGAGTGCGGGTTAGCAAAGATTTCGGACAAGAAATGCCCACCCTACGAACTGCTCATCAACAGTGAGCCAACGGTCTTTATCTGGCAATCTCAACAGCTCGTCGCCGGCCGCGCCATCATTGCTGGGGAGCAGAGACTAGGCGCAGTCAGTATTGGCCTCTCAACCGCTCCGCTACAGCAGAAAGTTGCTAGGGTCCGCAACCAAGGCATCGTCATCGCGCTGATTGCAGGGGGGTTAGGGGCGAGTATTGCCGTAGTACTCAGCCGCTCGATCACAACCCCATTGCAGGCTCTCGTGGTGGCCACCCGCAAGATTGCCCAAGGGGATCTAAATCAGCAGGTGCCGATTCAGAGCCATGATGAGCTGGCCGTCTTGGCCCAGTCCTTTAACGAGATGACCAGCCGCTTGCAGCAAACCCTATCCCTACTCCAAGCCCACAAAGACGAGTTAGAGCAGCGGGTACAGGAACGCACCCAAGCGCTGTCCGAGGCCATTCAGCACCTGCAGCAGACGCAGACCCAATTGGTTCAAAGCGAGAAAATGTCTAGTCTGGGCCAATTAGTCGCTGGTGTCGCCCACGAAATCAACAATCCAGCTAGTTTCATCCACGGCAATCTCACCTACGCCTCTACCTACATCCAAGATCTGCTGGATATTATCACCCTTTACCAACAGCACTACCCAAATCCCCCAGCCGGCCTGCAAGAAGCCATTGATGCAGTTGATTTGGCGTTTATTCAAAGTGATTTGCCGAAGTTACTGCAATCTATGCAGGTGGGCTCTGATCGCATCAATGAGATTGTCCGCTCCCTGCGAACGTTTTCCCGCCTGGAAGAGGGGGACTTTAAGCCTGCTGACATCCACGACGGGA
This portion of the Halomicronema hongdechloris C2206 genome encodes:
- a CDS encoding response regulator; its protein translation is MATPRPILLVEDNPDDERLTLRALRQGKVTNPIQVARNGEEALTVLFSADPLPTVVLLDLKLPKIDGLEVLRRIRGHDRTRLLPVVVLTSSSEERDIVESYSLGANSYVRKPVDFDQFTNAISQLGLYWVLINEPLPESL
- a CDS encoding putative bifunctional diguanylate cyclase/phosphodiesterase; this encodes MSDSLRVLIVEDAEDDALLVLRELRRGNFDLVWERVQTAESLRTLLTTRAWDVIISDYRLPGFDAPAALEIVKQSQLDIPFIMVSGTIGERSAVEIMKAGAHDYLMKDNLVRLPEAVRRELRDAQIRAERKQAEVALRRQLAAIEAAIDGIGILQGDTYLYLNQAYLNLFGYDHAEELVGKTWRLCYSQVEIDRFEQEVFPVLDRDRAWQGEAIATRKDGSTFAQGVSLTLTEDGLLISVCRDISDLKQAQEMLIYIALHDPLTGLPNRKLLIERLELAINRARRLENYHYAVLFLDLDRFKVINDSLGHSVGDQLLIAIAQRLKVHVRDIDLVARLGGDEFVILLEEISGPEDVIQISERILADFQTPFIIHDYEIFTSFSIGIVLGTQDYHQTSDLMRDADIAMYRAKAQQNNSYKFFDAAMHTQALNRLTLETDLRKALNQQEFVVYYQPIFDLFNHRLFGFEALVRWQHPTRGFISPDEFISIAEETGFIVPLDNWVLYNACQQIASWENQFANGSSFKISINLSAQDLRKVNLIQDVDDILADTGLAGHSLTLEITESLLIENIDQTIDLLVQLASRNIQISIDDFGTGYSSLGYLHRFPVNNLKIDRSFVDQIQSESREYHVVDTIIALGQHLGLSVIAEGVETTQQLEWLQQLRCEFGQGYLFSKPLAAAEIERRYLARLEETYNSNEG
- a CDS encoding sensor histidine kinase, whose product is MAVVLSRSITTPLQALVVATRKIAQGDLNQQVPIQSHDELAVLAQSFNEMTSRLQQTLSLLQAHKDELEQRVQERTQALSEAIQHLQQTQTQLVQSEKMSSLGQLVAGVAHEINNPASFIHGNLTYASTYIQDLLDIITLYQQHYPNPPAGLQEAIDAVDLAFIQSDLPKLLQSMQVGSDRINEIVRSLRTFSRLEEGDFKPADIHDGIDSTLMILKHRLKMATGNGIQVVKHYAPLDPIDCRLGQLNQVFMNILTNAIDALQDQGAAPSSPSQQPPTIEIRTRSLSPDWIAIHIFNNGPSIDTEIHSKLFDPFFTTKSVGQGTGLGLSISYQIVTEHHRGRLYCHSKANWGTEFILELPTHHPDETMPDLAAADH